A window of Exiguobacterium sp. FSL W8-0210 genomic DNA:
TGTTGTACTCGGTCATCCGGTACTCAGCACCTAACCCTTCGAGGACAGCTTGACCGGACTCACTCGCATCGTCAATAACGAACGTGAATGCTTCAACGCCTGCTTCCGTTGCCCGCGCCCGTGCTGCTTCAACGAGTGCCGTGAAAACACCTTGTTTCCGGTAATCCGGATCAACGAAGACGTTCAATTCCCACTCCGTCGGTAAGTACGCGAAGGCTTGTAAATATCCAATTAATTGCTCGCCATCATAGATTGCGAAATCGTTCTCGCCGACCCAATCGGCTGCGACTTTTAATTCAATGCCATCGTGATCGTTGACACATTTTTCGAGTTGTAATACATCTGTTGTTTGTTTGACGTCTGTGACGTTCCATTCCATATTCATTCACCTCATTTTCAACTATACCGAACGAACAAAAGAAGCACTAGCAAAAGCTAGTGCTCATTGCAGTTTGAATGTCTTCATCATCTGCGGGACGTCCTTGACGATCAAGTTCTCGATCGCTTTTTTGCCGACAGCACCTTTGACGGCTTCCGTCGGTAAGACGTAGTAATACGTTTTACTACCTTTCGTCCCGAGATATGTACCATATCCGATTTCACGGTCGAACTGTTTTTTCGAGAGCTTCTTCGGCTCGTAGTTCAAGTTAACGAGCAGCTGATCCGCTCCCTTAACTTTATAGTACAACGCGAACGTGCCGCTCCGCGTGACGACACCGTATTTCGATTTAACCGTCTTGTTCTTAACGAGCTCGACTTTATCTTGTTGGATCGCCTTTTTTAACACGTCCGTCGTCTTGACGGTATAGCCGAACGTCTTATTTTCGACGACCCCTTTACTATACGTCACGTTGCTTGCAGCAAAACCCGTCACCGGAGTCAGACATGCTCCGAGTAAGACTCCTGTCATTGCGATTCGTTTCATGCTGACTCCCCCTAAAATGATTGATAGTAATGGATTCCCTTTTGTGAAATAGGTAAACTCTATTCTCGAAAAAGATTTGACGGAATTGTCTAAATTTCTTACGATAGGGATAACGAAACGAAATGGGGTTAAAGCGATGACTGAACAAGAACAATTAACGCAAGAACAGCTCGATAACTTGCTCAAGAATGCGTTTGCAATGCAGGTTCCGATCCTCGAGAAGTTCATGAAGGATACACACGATCGTTACGCACTCGCAACGACGTCATTCAAGCGTGACATGGAAGCGATGAAAGAGACGGAATGGCATCAGTTCTTCGCAAGTAAACTATTACCGCACTTCTTCCTCGAGCACCTTGGATTTGGTGCCTCGTTCCGCTTCAACGGACACGATAAGGAAGTCGATCTTCCAGAAAACGTCGTGCCGGTCCGTAATGATGCTGATGAGCAAATCGACAAGGTCGTCCTCGGGGTTAAAAAGGCGATGCAAGATGAGCACATCAAGAATCACGATCTCGTCGCGAACTTCTATAAGGAAACACTCGAACTCGCTTGCCAGATGGGCAGCCGTGTCGGGATGAGCGATGAGTTCTATACTCTCGTCAAACCAAGTCTCGTTCATGCGAACGAAGGCGAATGATCTTTAACTTCTACCAACATTAATAGGAGAACAGTTTCTGTGTGATACGGAAACTGTTCTCCTTTTTCGTGTCCCTATTTCAGAACGAAGTAGCTCATCCGCGACTCCTACAGGAAAAGAAAGTGCCAATAGCACTTTCGTCAGGGACTAGTAAGACCCGGCAGATGGTACGGAGTGCAAGATGCCGCGGCTTACTCCCGCCTGTGGAAAGCAAGGATGACGGAATCGTTCGTCAGAATCCCCTACCATTCTATCCCATCAAAATCGAACGTAGAACACCGCTCCCCCACCACTTCGGTCGCGAACACCATAGTCGAATTGATGACTATCGAGAATCATCCGACTGATCGCAAGACCGAGTCCATGCCCGGCACTGCCTTCTTGTTTGACGTAGACGTCCCAGATCGTCGCCCGGTCTTCTGTTCGGACACCCATTCCTTCATCCTCGACCGTCAATTCGTCATGCGTTAAACGAACGGTGACCGTTCCACCGACGGGTGAGGCAAAGCGGGCGTTCATCAAGAAATTGATCAGGACACGTTCGAACATCCGTGGATCAAGGGATTGCCTCACCGGTTGCAGCTCCATCGCCAGCGTCAGTCCTGCCTGTATGAACGTTCCACGCAGACGTTCAACTGTCCCAAGCACGAGTTCATCGAGTGCCACATCCGTCTTTTCAAGCGGCATCCGTCCACCGGCAAGCTTCGAATAAAGTAACGTCTCGTCAATCAGATGACCGAGTCGATCCGTCTCCTCGATGATGCTCGTCGTCACGTCGGGCAGTTCGGCGACGGGAATGACACCTGCCGCGAGCGCCTCGGTCTCGTTTCGAATGATTGCGAGCGGCGTCCGCAAGTCATGGGTGATACCGGCGATGAACGTCTTTTGCAGATGATCCTTTTGTTTGAGTTGTGTCTGCATCTCATCGACGGCGTCAATCAACTCCCCGACTTCATCCTTCGGTCGGGCTGGCAGGACGACGTCCGTTTCGCCAGCACCAATCTTTTGGGCAACGGAACGAAGCGTGACGATCGGTCGTGTCAAGTGTCGTCCCATATAGTAAGCAAGTAATGATGCGAGTAACAGCGTCACGAGTAACGCAAGTCCGATCGCGAGATAAACACCACTCAGCGCACTACTCGCCAGTGGTGCTTGTCGGACCGTCGTGATGCGCGTTCCATCAACGGTCAGCTGATATGTCAGCAACCGTTCGTCTTGCACTTCGATGACGTCTTTTTTCTTCAGCCCATCTAAAAGTGGTAACCGTCCCGCTGGTCCACGCGCACCGATCCGTTGCGTTAATCCATCCGTCGTCAAAAAACCTTGAATGTCACGTGGAATCGGCGTGTCAGCTTCAAGCGCTTGTTTGATGATGTTCGCTTCCCGCGCGAGTTGATCGTACCGTTCGCCTTCCGCGAACCGATTGACGAGGAACGCCGTCAAGACGAAACTGAGGACGCCCATCACGAACAGCGGACCGACGACAGCGTATAAGAACTTACGCATCAAGGGACGTCGTTTCATTCAATCGCCTCCAATCGATAGCCGACCCGGTGCACCGTCTTCAATTGTTGTTTAATGACGGGTAGCTTATCCCGCAATTGTTTGACGTGCGTGTCAACCGTCCGGGTATCGCCACCGAATGCGTAACCCCAAACGTCGTCAAGAATCTGATCCCGGCTCAGTGCCTCATCGAGATGTCCGATGAAGTAGAGCAACAGTTCGAATTCCATCTTTGCGAGACTGACTGCCTGTTCTCCCAACTTGACTTGGCGTCCCTTCTCATCGATCGTCAAGTCACCGAACGCATGGCGTGCGACCGGACGGACTTTTAGTGCCCGTTCAAGCCGGATCGTCAACTCCTTCAGGACGACTGGTTTGACGAGATAGTCATCGGCACCGAGTTCGAGTCCGAAGACACGGTCATCGGCTTCCCCACGCGACGTCATCATGAAGACGACCGGTGGCTGGACTTGTGATTTGATACTTGGCACGAGTGACCAACCGTCACCATCCGGTAAGCGGACGTCGATCAAAACGGCATCAAACGCCCTCGTCAGGCACTGCTTCGCCTCCGCTAATGAACCGGCAATCGTCACCTCATACGCATGATGCCGGAGGAAGCGTGCCGTCACCTGCGCTAATTTTTGTTCATCTTCAATCAATAGTACGTTCATGGTCATCCCTCCACTCTTAGTGTAGCGCCTTTTTGCCTACATTTGCCTTTCTTCGCAGTTTCTTTGCAACTTCCTCACAACTTCTCTTTCGTCACCCTCTACCATAAAAGGTGAAAGGAGTGATCATCCCATGACATTCAAAAAACAATGGATCACTGCATTGACAATTAGCGCATTAACCGTCGGAGGCGCATCAGCATACGCTGCGACGAACGACGACTCGAGCACAACAAAACAAGCGAAACACGGGCACCACTTCGAAGGTATGAAAAAGCACGACATGACGTTACTCTTGAAAAAATTGAACCTGACACAAGCCGAGGCAGATGCTGCCCGTGAGAAAGGACAATCGATCGCTGATCTCGCAAAAGCAAAAGGCATCTCGTTCGCTGATTACAAGAAGGCAGAACTCGCAGCAGCGAAAGAACAACTCGCAAGTCTCGTCAAATCAGGCGACTTAACGCAAACGCAAGCAGACGACATGTTGAAGCGTCAAACGGAACGCTTCAGTGGCGTCAAGAGCTACGATGAACTCAAAGACAAGATGCCGATCGGTCGCCACGGTGGACCTGGTTTCTTCAACGAATCGTTGATTGCTGACGTCCTGAAAGCACTCGGACTGAGTCAGTCGAAATTCGATGCAGCGAATCAATCGCTCGCTGCTTATGCGAAGGCACAATCGATTAAGTTCGCTGACTACAAAAAAGCGTTGCTTGCAGCTCAGACGAGTGAACTCAATCAACTCGTCAAAGACGGGAAGATGACGAAAAAACAAGCAACAGAAATCAAGTCTCGTCTGACAGAGGAATACAAGGACGCGAAGAGCTATGATGATCTTCCGGATCGCGAACACGATAAGCGCGGTGACCATGGACCAGGTGGTGTCTTCGGTGACGCGACATCAGCGATTCTAAAAGCACTTGGACTCGATGAAGCGAAATTCAAAGCAGCGGATCAATCATTGCCTGAATTTGCGGAAGCGAACAAGATTGCTTACGCGGATTTCGAGAAAGCTGTCCTAACAGCGCAAAACGCTGCGATTGATCAACAAGTCAAAGATGGCAAGCTGACAGAAAAACAAGCGAAA
This region includes:
- a CDS encoding HAMP domain-containing sensor histidine kinase, with translation MKRRPLMRKFLYAVVGPLFVMGVLSFVLTAFLVNRFAEGERYDQLAREANIIKQALEADTPIPRDIQGFLTTDGLTQRIGARGPAGRLPLLDGLKKKDVIEVQDERLLTYQLTVDGTRITTVRQAPLASSALSGVYLAIGLALLVTLLLASLLAYYMGRHLTRPIVTLRSVAQKIGAGETDVVLPARPKDEVGELIDAVDEMQTQLKQKDHLQKTFIAGITHDLRTPLAIIRNETEALAAGVIPVAELPDVTTSIIEETDRLGHLIDETLLYSKLAGGRMPLEKTDVALDELVLGTVERLRGTFIQAGLTLAMELQPVRQSLDPRMFERVLINFLMNARFASPVGGTVTVRLTHDELTVEDEGMGVRTEDRATIWDVYVKQEGSAGHGLGLAISRMILDSHQFDYGVRDRSGGGAVFYVRF
- a CDS encoding response regulator transcription factor — its product is MNVLLIEDEQKLAQVTARFLRHHAYEVTIAGSLAEAKQCLTRAFDAVLIDVRLPDGDGWSLVPSIKSQVQPPVVFMMTSRGEADDRVFGLELGADDYLVKPVVLKELTIRLERALKVRPVARHAFGDLTIDEKGRQVKLGEQAVSLAKMEFELLLYFIGHLDEALSRDQILDDVWGYAFGGDTRTVDTHVKQLRDKLPVIKQQLKTVHRVGYRLEAIE